One Helicobacter suis HS1 genomic window, AAGCGATAATATGGCCACTTTGGATAAACATGGCCATGTCTAAGTGGCCTTGCACATCTAAGAGTAAATGGGTGGAGAGTAAAAGCGTAGCCTGTTTGTTACACTGCTGTAGAATGAGATTTAAAATTTCTAAACGCGCCAACAAATCCACCCCGCCTAAAGGTTCATCAAAAACAAACACTTGGGCATTACGAGATAGCGTTAGAATGAGTTGGAGTTTTTCTTGTGTACCTTTTGATAGAGATTTGAGGGGGTTTTTTAAAGGAATTTTAAAGGCTTGCAGCAACTCTAAGGCTTTATTTCTATCAAAGTCTTTAAAAAAATCCTGATAAAACCCTATGAGTTGCATGGCATGGGCGTTTGGTGGGTACATGCTGTGATCGGGGTTATAAGCGGTGATTTTTTTAGTTTCTATCCCTAATGCATGGCCACAAACGCGCACATCTCCTATATAGTTTTTAACCAAACCTGTTAGAATTTTAAGCAAAGTTGTTTTACCCGCCCCATTTTGCCCTAGTAAACCCACAACCTGACCGGGGTATAAAGTAAAACTTAAATCGTCTAAAACCTTTTGCGCACCATAAAACTTACTTAAATGACTAACTTCTATCATTAATAAGAAAACTTTGTAAAAAGCACTAAAGAGGAATTGCCAATATTGCTTTTGACTTTAGAGGAATAAGAATACACATACCCAATACCCGCATCTAAAGCCATTTGTTTAGATTGCCAAATTTTATAATTAGTCATGAGCGAATATTCTTGATAGTCTCCAAAGGCCACCATTGCATCCATTCTTACGCGCTTAGTTTTTAACCCTCCAAATAAGTAACCTGTCATAGTGGCGTTAGCAAAATAAATAGCCGGTACGCCAATAGAGTTAATGCCCCGTCCATAGAATTTAGTTTTATCATTAAAAGACCAAAAAAAGCCTTTCTGATTGGGAGCCGGTACAGCATAAAAACCCAAGCCAAAATTTAAAATCTTGTATAAAAAAGTTTGATCGATCATAAAAAGCCCTGCTTGATCATTATATCTAGTTGCATCGGTATTGCCATGCTGGTAAATGCCATGCACAATGGTATGGGATTGAAAACCTTTGGGTAATTTGGTGTAGTACTGGAATTTAAACCCTACTTGAATGAGTGCGGTGTTTGTCATGGGTAGTTTAGAATCGGCTAGGAAAAAAGGAGAAATTTTAAAACTCTTGTGTTCATAGCCCATTCCAAGAGCTACCACTTCTCCACCCACATACATTTTCTTAGACACAGGATCATAAGAGGCTAAGGCATTAATGCCAGTAGCAATACGAGGGCCTTGTAAATCATTGCCTTGATAGCCATTATAGAGCATTGAATCCATAAAAACACCCCAATACTTAAAATCATTGCGGTGAATGAATAAACTAGCCCCCTGTATATTGCCCTGAATCCAATCAAAATCTACAAAGTTGGTATTAAAACGCCCTAGAGCAAATTTAAGCCGCTTGGTGTCGTATCTAACATAGGCATCTGAAATATCCCCCATGCTTAAATAAGGGCGTGTACTGCTTTGCATGTTTACGCTACCTAAAACATTTCCAATACTTAAAATAGGCTGGAATTTTTTATTGCGATTCCACACATTCCACGCCCCAATCGCTCCAATTCCAAAAGACCACCCGTTATTAAAGGAAAAATCCGTTCCCACCCGTGCATCAAAACCCACATAACTATGCGGGGAGTGTTGCACACCCTGATTATAAATCAGACCTAAATACCCAAAGGGCTTAAGCGTGATTTCTGTGGCT contains:
- a CDS encoding outer membrane family protein, encoding MGDIFIYSGVVCLRRYILSVSFWIIPLLATEITLKPFGYLGLIYNQGVQHSPHSYVGFDARVGTDFSFNNGWSFGIGAIGAWNVWNRNKKFQPILSIGNVLGSVNMQSSTRPYLSMGDISDAYVRYDTKRLKFALGRFNTNFVDFDWIQGNIQGASLFIHRNDFKYWGVFMDSMLYNGYQGNDLQGPRIATGINALASYDPVSKKMYVGGEVVALGMGYEHKSFKISPFFLADSKLPMTNTALIQVGFKFQYYTKLPKGFQSHTIVHGIYQHGNTDATRYNDQAGLFMIDQTFLYKILNFGLGFYAVPAPNQKGFFWSFNDKTKFYGRGINSIGVPAIYFANATMTGYLFGGLKTKRVRMDAMVAFGDYQEYSLMTNYKIWQSKQMALDAGIGYVYSYSSKVKSNIGNSSLVLFTKFSY
- a CDS encoding ATP-binding cassette domain-containing protein, producing the protein MIEVSHLSKFYGAQKVLDDLSFTLYPGQVVGLLGQNGAGKTTLLKILTGLVKNYIGDVRVCGHALGIETKKITAYNPDHSMYPPNAHAMQLIGFYQDFFKDFDRNKALELLQAFKIPLKNPLKSLSKGTQEKLQLILTLSRNAQVFVFDEPLGGVDLLARLEILNLILQQCNKQATLLLSTHLLLDVQGHLDMAMFIQSGHIIALEKVEILQEKHGSLKQAYQDLLNAQGF